A genomic region of Metopolophium dirhodum isolate CAU chromosome 1, ASM1992520v1, whole genome shotgun sequence contains the following coding sequences:
- the LOC132936172 gene encoding ATP synthase subunit e, mitochondrial-like, whose translation MPRDFKAPVNVSPLIRFGRWSFLLLGVTYGATRHSYLQKKEDKTKETRHQKIAEREARIAAEKKKYADDEIKDLDVMFNPPKTVT comes from the exons ATGCCGAGAGACTTCAAAGCACCCGTCAATGTGTCACCGCTCATCAGG TTTGGCAGATGGAGCTTCCTGTTGTTAGGGGTGACCTATGGAGCTACCAGACATAGTTATCTTCAAAAGAAAGAGGATAAAACAAAGGAAACTCGTCATCAAAAGATTGCTGAAAGAGAAGCCAGGATTGCTgcagaaaagaaaaaatatgctgatg ATGAAATCAAAGATTTGGATGTTATGTTCAATCCACCAAAGACTGTTACATAA